ATCTTTTTGATCACTTCCTACAAAAGCTGACTGAGTAGCAGCCTCTTTTTGTTCTGATCTAGAACCCCAATCACCTCTTGAACGACCTCGCCTCCTTGAACCGGAAAGACTATCGGTTAAAAAAGAGCTTACATCCCTTGATGGCGCTTCTTCAAGCGATGGTGGCCGTTGATAATTAAGTGATCCTGAAGCATCAAGCCTAGTTATCATACTACGTATTACAATATCGTATAACTTTACGCGGAAAAGTGTTTTAATTTCATCAAGCAATAAGCCAATCTGCTCGGTTTCAAAACGCGCCAAATAGTAGACACCATAGTCATTATTTTTTACTGGATACGCAAGGCGGTATTTACCCCAACGCTCAAAAGAAATTATATTTGCCTTAGCATCTTGTACAATTTTATCAAGATGCGACTCTAATTTTTTGCTTTCATCCTGAGTAATTTCAGGAATAGCAAGCATAAGAATTTCATAACGAAACATTAAGCAAGCTCCCTAGCACTAAGTGGAAGTATTAAATACTATGAAATCACCATTGATTTCATTTAGCACGACACATATACAATAAAAATACCAGAAAAACTCAAAAAGGCGAGTTTTCTGGTATTTTTATACTTTTATAACTGTACAAAATTAGTTATGCAAGCTTTTGGTGACGCTGAATCACCCGACCAATAATTCTAAAATGATCTTTTCCGCGAACAAGAGCAATAGGAGCTTGCTTATGATTTACTGACTCCAATACAATAAAGTCATCAGTATAAGTAACCTGCATAATTGCTTTAATTGGTGTATCATTACCGTATTCAACTGCAGCAATATCACCCGAACGCGTCCACACTTCTGGTGACACAATCAAGCAATCACCTTTTACAAAAGTAGGCGCCATTAAATTATTTTCTACAGAAAGCGCAAACATTGAACTATCAGTAGTATTGAGTACTGGAATAAAGATATCTTTAAAACCAGTAGTAACTTGCATTAATTGATTATTGTATGGAGATGGATTTGAAGGTACATCGCCCACAACCGGTACAATTTGAACCTTAAGTTCAACATCTGATTTTTCCGGCATGCTAACGTTTTTATCAATATCATCGGTACGTTGACGACGCTGTGCAAAAAGATCAATTGGACTGATCTCAAAAGCATTTGCCAATTTACGCAATGAGTCTTCATTCCATCGTCGCGTTCCATTTTTTATGTGCGTTAAATAACTTTCCGACATACCTGTTTTTTCAGCCAAAATTTTGGTTGTCCAGCCCTTTTCTCTTAAAAGTTCTTTAACACGTAATTCCGTTGAACGAGATGACATGATATACTCCTCCTGTTATCGTCTTAATTATATGGTTAGATTACTGCATTATTTCTAATTGTACTCTAATTCAAAGTCTTGTCAAATGGAAAAAATAAATCTACAAGATGTTCGATCAACACGTAAATTACCGTTCAAATTGAAAAAAAACACCTTTGAGTGTGCTGCTTGGCAAAAAAAGTTAACAGTATGTGGCATCGATGAAGTAGGTCGAGGATGTCTTGCCGGCCCCTTGGTTACTGCTGCGGTTATTTTACCCCTAAATACCTCCTATAAATGCCTGAAGGATTCTAAATTATTGTCCGAACAAGAAAGAATACTTGCATATAGGTGGATTCAAAGAAACTGCTGGTATGGTATTGGTATTGTACATAATAGGTTAATTGACAAACATAATATTTGGCAAGCTACTCTTATTGGTATGAAACGTGCACTTATGCAGGTCTTGGCTATTTGCCCTGATATTCCTCAATCAATTTTGATCGATGCCATGCCATTAGACCTTTGGGATACTGCTTTTACTGCCATACCTGTCCATTATTTCCCTCATGGAGAAAGAACATCTTGCTCTATCGCTGCAGCATCGATTTTAGCAAAAGTTACTCGAGATGATCTTATCAGGCGCATGGATCCATTATTTCCTGGCTATCATTTAGCACAACACAAGGGCTATGGTACTAAAAAGCATAAAGATATTCTCGAGCATCAAACTGAAAGTATTATCCACCGCAATAGCTTTTTAAAAAATCTTAAAAGAACGCATCAAAAATCAAACTCAATCCAAAAAACTATTTTTCAGCCACTTTCAATTGAAAAATAAGCATACCCAGTTGCATGCACAAAAAGTATCTATCCATTTTCACAATAATGTAATCCGGCTCGCATGAGATGCTTATTATTTAATCCATTTGAATTTTTTAAAAATTTTGTGTTACGATCAGTAACATGATAAAAAGTAGTAATGATTTTGCTGAAGTAATAGAAAGCTCATTACATGAATGGCTAGCACAAAGCTGGCAGTGGAACCAGTTTCCCCATTTTGGTTCTCTTGTAGTTGTAAGCACAAACAAAAGAACGCTCTTTGGTATTGTGCACCAAATGCAAACAGGCTCAATGGACCCGGCCCGTTATCCTTTTGCATATCAAAAAACTGAGCAGGAATTATTGGCGGAACAGCCACAGATTTTTGAATTTTTAAAAACAACATTTAATTGTATGTGTGTAGGCTATCAAGAAAAAGGCACTATTTACTATCTACTAGCACCAGAACCACCAACAATTCATTCATTTGTTGGTATGCCACATATTGAACTAGCAAAACAATTTTTCAGCAACACAGCCTATCTTCATTTACTATTTGGTCTGTCTGGACAGATCATTAATATGGATGAATTGTTGCTCGCCCTTTTAAGGTATCAAAAATATCTTAATGCTCTATCTACCAATAAAATACATTCTTTTATCGAAAGCTTTTGCTTATTGACTGGCAACGACTATCGACGCCTTAAACTGTTTTTACAACGTGCACAACACATTATAAGCATTTGACACTCATATTTTTTCAGGTTATTCAGTTACAAGTATAAACCAATAATCCATATAAATAGAGAGTAGACTATGAATAAAATAATGTTGGTGTGGTTTCTTGGTGCTATAATACATGACACACATATAAAGACAATGAACGTATTACCATCAGCTCAAGAAAACAATACACATATAACGGCAACTGAAATGTATTTTCTTCTAAAAAAGGCAGATGAGATTCACCACACATCAGTTAAAAATGCAAAAAAAATCGTACACGTTATTAAACATCCTGGTGAACAAAATGACTTAAAACAAATATGCATTTTAAAAAACGGTATATATCCATCAAAAATTGATTTTACCTATAATCAAGAAACAAAGAAATATAACTATAGTGCCATGTCTTTCGTTGGATTAGACAATAAACAAGGAAAGAACAGAGCAAAAAAAATTAAAGTGCTAGTAAGCTCTGATGGTATACATTTTAGTCTAGCAAAAGAACCCCAAAAAATAATATATTCACACAGGCCGGTTGATTTAGTCACATATCATCCTAGCACAATTGAAGTAATCACTCTTAAAAATAATATTGTTGTTCTTGGTTCTGATGGAGCATATTGCGACCCTAAACCCAAAGGATATGTCTATTTTATTCCAACATTTGAGCAGTATCTGGAAAAAAAGCCAAAAACAGTTCTAGAAAAAATATGGCTTGCACTCTCAATGAGCGAAGAAACTCAAACTACCATGTAACATGACGTAAAAAATGTGCTATGCTCATAGCACTATGTTTAGCTTCATAAAAGACAAACTCAAAAAAATATATTCGTCCGTTACATCAAAACTTAGTGCGTTGTTTGGCAAAACAAGCATAGATAAAGATACTCTTAAAGAGCTTGAAATACTGCTCCTTTCAGCTGATACTGGGGTGGCAACAACTAGAAAAATTATTACCAAGCTTGAAAACCAGTGGAGAGCCGGCGCATTATCACATGGCAATGATCTAAAAAAAGCATTAGAGGAACATCTTTTATTGTTACTCGCACAACAAGCATATAATTGCCTTAGCCCAGTAACACTTTTAGTTGGCATTAATGGAAGCGGAAAAACCACTTTTGCTGGTAAACGAGCACACTCGCTTACAAAAGAAGGTAAAAAAGTACTGCTTGTTGCAGCAGATACCTTTCGTGCAGCCGCAACCCATCAATTAGCCGAATGGGCAAAAAAAATCGGCGTTGAGGTTGTTATTGGTAAAGAAAATCAGGATCCAGCAAGTGTCGTATTTGCTGGGTGCAAAAAATTTATTGATGAAAACTTCGACGCATTAATTATAGACACCGCTGGTCGTTTACAAACAAAAATCAACTTGATGAAAGAACTCGAAAAAATTAAAAAAGTAGTTACAAAACACTTGCCAGATACACCAATCAGCACATTACTAACTATCGACTCTATGCTCGGGCAAAATTCTTTCGAGCAAGCAAGATTATTTAATGAAGCAACTGATGTGAGCGGCATTGTTCTAACCAAAATGGATGGTACTGGCAAGGGTGGTATTGTTTTTGGCATTGTTGATGAGCTGAAAATTCCTGTTGCGTATATTTCTTTTGGTGAACAGCCAGAACAATACACATTATTTGATAAACAAGAGTACGTGCACGATTTGCTTAATTCATAAGTTAACTATTAGTCACAGCTACTCAACTTAGTTTTACTTTACTCATTAGGAGCACAGCATGAAAAAATACACATTTATTATTATGCTATTCTTTTTCAATCATCTACTGTATCCATACATCACTGAAAGTGACCAACTTAAATCCGTTTTTGATTATATCCCTAATGCACCAGATAAGTATGGTATTTTAGTTATATATGACTTTGATAACACACTGATTGAAACAGAAATCGAGCTTGGCAGCGATCAATGGTTTTATCACATGATGCAAAAATACGCGCAAAATGGATTAAGTATGGATTTAGCAGCTCAATACATTTTGCCTGTTTACTATTTGATTAGAAATACAATTGATATAGTACCAACAGAATCTGATGTAGCTGACATCATAAATAAAGTACAAAATATGGGCGTGCGTGTTATTGGCTTAACAGCACAAGGATTTCATATCGTCAAACGTAGCACTGAACAACTTAAAGAACTAGGTATAGATTTTAGCTCATCAGCTTTTTTTGGAAACTATATAGAAAAAAAGTACCATTGCCACAATGGGTCTATTTTTTGCCACGGACATAATAAAAACATTGTCCTTAAAGAAGTTTTTGAACATAACAATTACTATCCACATACCATTATTTTTATTGATGATAAAGAAAAAAATCTTAATTACATTAAAGATTTAGCACACAATCTTGGCATCAATTTTTATGGTATTCGCTACTCTCGTATGGACAAAAAAGTTGCACATTTTGATCCAGTAATTGCAGACAAACAACTTGCACATTTTTATCGCCAACAACACATCGAACCAATATGTATTCCGCATCATATCATGGCAAACAAAAAAAAATAATCATAATGTTCTACTTAGCCACATAATTTTCATAAAATATCTTTGACAACTACGCACAAACTAGTGCATGGTAGTCTTATGAAAACAGTTACTACTACAATTACTGATATAGCTAATAAATTACACACGCGCTATCAGGACCCAATACTTTGCCAGCAATACGCGTGGTGGATGCTCGAAGCACTTACTGGCAAAACAATTGCACACTTATTGGCTCAAAAAACATTTACGTTAAATTCCGCACAACAACAAACATTACAACTATGGATTGATCAACAAATCAAAAGACATATACCATTGCAATATCTACTTGGTAATGTTCCTTTTGCTGATTTAGAAATTTTAGTAGAACCGCCAACGCTTATTCCCCGTCCAGAAACAGAAGAATGGGCAATAAAACTAGCAGAACAACTCAATAGACTTACAAATAAAAAAATAGCCATCTTAGATATAGCAACCGGAAGTGGCTGCATTGCACTTGCACTCGCCAAACAGTTGCCACACGCTACTGTATGGGGAAGTGATATTTCTGAAAAAGCAATTGTGCTTGCCAAAAAAAACGCACAGCATAATACCATAACCAATGCATCATTTTTGGTTTCAGATATATTTGGTAACATTCCACTGCAAGTACAGTTCGATATTATTGTTTCCAATCCGCCGTATATATCACTAGAAGAATGGAAGCAGCTCGATACATCCGTTACCACTTGGGAAGACAAAAATGCGCTTGTTGCAAATAATGATGGACTAAAAATAATTGAAAGCATTATTAGTGGTGCTTTGCACTATATTAAAAAAAATACAGAATTCGAACAAAAGAATATCCCTCAACTCATAATAGAGATCGGGTATCGGCAAGGCAAAAGTGTTAAAAAATTAATGGAACAATACGGTTACACAAACGTTGTAATACATAAGGATTTAGAAAAAAAAGACAGAGTTGTAAGCGGAAGTATCCCACATGTGGCCAAAGAAAAACAATAATTACGAAATAGTCACGATTGGCTTTAGTCAAGAATATCTATGTCTTGCATGGATTAGTCGTAAAAACAAAATACCAACTTTGACCTCTTATCGTAAAATTCACTGCACACATTTAGAACTACACGAAGGTACTTTGTACAATCCAACAGCACTTGGCCACTATATAAGCCAATTCTTACAAAAATATACACTACACAAAGCATTTGTTAACATGTGGCTAACTGGAAATTATATCCATGAGCAACTCATAAAAACAGCTAATGCACACCCGACAACCATTGAGCTCGGCACCAATATGCAAAAAAGTATATGGGACTTCCAGTACGTGTATCCTACTGACAATGGTCACTTTGTTTTTTATGTAACTGGTATACCAAAAGAGATTTTATTTCAATATCAGTTACTTGCAGTAACCAATCATATTAATCTCATAACAATTACCACATATCATCATGCCTTGTTACATTTATATCATTTTATACAAGGAGCTGCATTCCGACATAGCCAACTTGCACATGATATACAACAGCACGGTAATCGAATAGAATTTTTATTCACGCCTGAGACTATCTTACGCGTTATACGCATTCATCCTGGATTGAGCATTGATATAACAAAAGAATTTTCGTGGCTGTTGGGCATAACTGGTTTATATATAATGGAAGCATACACATGAAAAAAATTAATTTTATCAACAGTGTAAGCCCAGACAAACAATATGCAATTGGACGCTGGTACCGTTTCTCACTCTTTTTTATATGCTGCACATTTATTACTATTGCCATTATACAAACCAAACAGCTATGCATATATCTTGATCTTCGACACAATGAAAATAAAAAAAAACAAAAAATCACTAATTTTGAAAGTATTATTACACAACAAAACAAACTAAAAGAACAAGTAAAATTTTTAGAAGATCGCATTGCATACGTTAAGCAATGGTCATTACAAAAAAATAACCCTAGTATCCTTTTACAAGATATCCTGAAAGCACTTGGTAACAATACTACTCTTCTTTCATGTTCACGCAATCAAGAACAACTTGAGCTTACTATTCATATTAAATACCCTCACTCAATAGAAAAAGTATATGCAACATTACATCAGATTTCAGCAATCGATCATCTCTCTCTTGTTTCTCTCGAAACACAAGGAAATGGTTATCTTGTCCATTTAGCTGGCACTTCTCTGTATGCATAAACTTTTTATTGTATTTTTGTTATGTTAAAATCCTTCATACGAAGGATATATATGCCAAAAATAAAAAAATTATCTCCTCAAGAGGCACAAAAAATTGCTGCAGGAGAAGTTGTAGAACGCCCTGCTAATATCGTAAAGGAATTGATAGAGAATGCAATTGATGCTGGTGCAAGCAAAATTGATATTTACATCAAAGATGGAGGAAAAAAATTAATTCGTGTTGTTGATAATGGTTGTGGCATGAATACAGATGATGCACAACTATGTTTTGAACATCATGCAACAAGTAAAATTAACAGCATCAATGATCTTGGCAGCATTACTACATTTGGCTTTCGTGGTGAAGCACTTTCTAGCATTTGTTCAGTGAGCGAGATAACACTTATCACTAAAACAGAAGACAGCTTTGCCGGAACTAAAATAGAATTATCTGGAGGGCATATACATAATATCTCTGAAACACCTGCTGCACAAGGGACTGATATTGCCATTAATAATGTATTTTTTAATGTGCCCGCTCGTGCAAAATTTTTGAAAAAAAAAGAAACAGAGTGGCGCCATATTCAGCAACTATTTCAGGCATTTTGCTTAAGCTATCAACATATTCATTTTTCTCTACACCATGATGGCAAACAAATAAGTAATAATCCAATAACTAATTCACTTGAAAATCGCTTGACACAAGTATGGGACACACAAATAACAAAGCACATGATTTATATTGAAGATACCCTGCAAAAAAATAACATAACAATCAGTGGTACCATCTCTAACCATCAATTTTTCAGATACGATCGTAGCTACATTTATTTTTTTGTAAACAATCGCTGGGTAAAAAATTATCAACTGGGCAATGCACTGTTAAAAGGCTATCACAACGTCATCCCAGCAGGTAGACATCCTGCTGCATGCATATTTATTACTGTTTATCCCAAAGAAATCGATATCAACACACACCCACGTAAAGAAGAGGTACAATTTTTACATCCACAACGTGTCACCAATGCATTACAACAAGCAGTTAAACAAACACTTGAGCACCATTTGAGTAGACAGATAAAACAACATGTTACATTCAAGTCCGCCCATATTCCCAGCGAGTTTCCTCAAAAACTAATTTATACAACACAACATGTTGAAAAAAAGCAACCAACTTTTTTTGATACACACATTACCTCATCAGAACATACAGTGCTCAATCGACAGAAGCTACAGCAAATAGATGAAGCAAATAATAATGAAGTAATACAAAATAAACGTGTAGAAACCTTCAACGTCGTTGGTGTATATAATAAAACGTACATTTTGCTTGAACATGAAAGCGGTCTCATGATGATAGATCAACACGCCGCACATGAGCGAGTACTGTATGAACTGTTTTCAAAGCAATCACAAGAAATTGCCATCATACAATTAATGTTTCCACAGATAATAAGACTAACATCGTCAGATCTTACATTGCTCAAAATGCATCTAGATATTTTAGCTCAAAGCGGTATTAACGCAGAAATTTTTGGTGAAGATCAGATTATTATTCATGCTACACCGGTACACCTAAAAAATACTAATTTACAGGAGCTCATTAAACAAATGGTTGGTTGGATTATTGAATATAAAAAGTTAAACTCAAAAGAGATAACTCATCATCTCAATAAAAAACTCCATGCTCAGATAGCCTGTAGTGCTGCTATAAAGGCTGGAGATACGCTCAATAACGAACAAATTCAACAGCTGCTAACTGATTTGCATGATACTCCCAATAGATTCTCCTGCCCTCACGGAAGGCCAACAGGATGGCTTGTAGCACTAGATGAGATAAAAAAGAAATTTAAGCGAAATTACACTGAAAAAAGTACTATTAACTGGTAATAACTCCAACAGTCCTTCCCAAGTGGCTCTCCATAGGTATTTTGCCCAAAACAGTTTAAATAAAGGCCCAAATGTCTCTGATTTACTCATTTTGACACAATCCAAATGCTTGTTACAATTAGAATAAGTACTATGTATTTATTTGGAGAATTTGGATTGTGAATATAATAAAAAAATTTCTTCTACTATTAGCTTTTGCGACTTCAATAACACCTTTAATACACGCAGACTGGACTCGTTGGCCTGTCAGTGGGCTATTCCCGCTAGGATTTTTAGGAATAGCTGCTTATTATGCAATAAAAAATTCAATTTGTTTTCATGAAGCATTTTCATTTACTTGTCGTGATAGAGTAAAAATACAAATGGATAGAGAAATAAGAAGAGATTACTACAAAAGAAGTAATTATAATGTCAACGACATACCAAAAATGACAAACTTTATAAAAAATGGCCCCCCTGTATATTTTAAAGCAAATGACGATCAATGGTCCAAACCAAAAATAGACATATTAATATACAAAAAAAAATTTATACTACTTGCTAAATCTGTAGGATATAGCCTTGCTGCATTAGGATATGGCTACCTAGCTTATAAAAAATTCTTTCCTAGCAAATAAAAATTTAGACACGTCAAAAATTATAATGAATCCTCGGTATAAAAACTGAGTGATTTTTTATTCACTTTGCTTGAAGCGGTATTAACGCAGAAATTTTTGGTGAAGATCAGATTATTATTCATGCTACACCGGTACACCTAAAAAATACTAATTTACAGGAGCTCATTAAACAAATGGTTGGTTGGATTATTGAGTATAAAAAGTTAAATTCAGAAGAGATAACTCATCATCTCAATAAAAAACTCCATGCTCAGATGGCCTGTAGTGCTGCTATAAAGGCTAGAGATGTGATCAATAACGAACAAATTCAACAAAGGCCTCAATATCTCGAATTTATCCATTTGACACAATCCAAGCATTTGTTACAATTAGAATAAATGCCATATATTTATCTGGAGATGTTGCACTATGAATATAATAAAAAAATTTCTTTTACTATTAGCTTTTGCGGCTTCAATAACACCTTTGACGCACGCAGACTGGACTCGTGAATTTATTTTTGACAATATTCTTGCTGCCGTAGGAACCTATGGTTTTGTTAAGTCAACATATCAGTCTATACAGTATTTACGTACATTCTATAAAAATTATATGAGCTATAATGAATTTAAAGTTGGAATAATTCCTGTTATGTCGTACTTAACATCAGAGACTCACAAAGTAGAAAAAATTGATAAACAAGATCCACAAGTTTTGAATGAAAAAAATGTAATCTATGATGCAGTAGCAGAACTTTTCGGAGCAAATAGTGATCAACCAACGAACAATACAATGCTTTGGGTATACGGAAAAAAAACCTATGCTCCTTTAGTGCTATCCGGTGTATTTGCCATAAAATCCTCTGTTTATGCCTATCTTATATACAAAACACTGAAACTCAGATAGTAAAAAACAAAATAAAAAATAAAACAAAAATTCCTCAGCTTAAAAAAGTTGGGAAATTTTTTTATTCACTTAATATCTAGCTTTTTTTAGATCAATCTTTTAATACTAAAAATCAAAGTTAACTATTCCACTCAAAAAAGGAGTTTAATTATGGCATATAGCGTCATATCTAAAAAAAGCGGTAAAACATACTACTTACACTCAAAAGAAGTAAAACTTGCTGGTGATAGAAAGCAGAGAATTTTTTATTTTGCTGGTGATATCAGAAAAGGAAATGCTCTTGATGCATTGCCTGATGGCTACAAAGTAATTGAAAATAAACGCACTGGTTTGCCAATGCTCAAAAAAAAATAGCACTCAGTTAGAGTTTTTTCTATCGCACATTTAATTAATCACACATAACATTCTCACCTATATGCCTGTTAATAAAAAGTAACTTTATTAACAGGCTTCTCTTGATTATACCCATAAAGTTGTGCTATTTTAAAATTGGACTTTCAATTAGCACAACTTTGTTGCACCTCTTTACCAAAATATGGATATTACTCATGTTATTAAAAAGAGATCTTGAGATAACACTCAAGCGATATACTAAATTTCCTGTTATAGCCATCCTTGGACCACGCCAATCTGGCAAAACAACATTAGTTAAAAAATTCTTTAAAAATCATATTTTCTTATCGCTTGAAGATATCAATCTGCGAGAATTTGCGCGTACGGACCCACGAGGCTTTATCAATCAACATGATAATAAAAATGGCATTATCATAGATGAATTTCAGTATGCTCCTGATATTCTATCCTATGTTCAACTTGAAGCTGATGAAAAGAATCGACCAGGATACTTTATATTGACTGGATCTCAAAACTTTTTAATGAACCAAGCAATTACTCAATCACTTGCTGGTAGAGTGGGCATTCTAACATTACTACCATTTTCAAATTACGAATTAAAAGAACATAATCTTTTGAAAAAAAATCCCTTAGAACATATAATCCAAGGTTCATATCCTCGCCTGTATAAGGAAGAAATACCCTTTTATGATCTATACCCTTCATATATCAGAACATATATAGAGCGTGATGTACGACAATTAACGAACATCGGTGATCTTGCAGTTTTTCAAAAATTTTTATCTTTATGCGCAGGAAGAATTGGCCAGCTTCTTAATTTGTCTGAAATTGCCATGCACTGCGGTATTTCTGCGCCAACCGCAAATAAATGGCTAACAATACTCGAGGCAAGCTATATTCTTTTTCGACTACAACCACATTTTAATAATTTTAATAAGCGTATTACAAAACGCTCTAAACTATATTTTTATGATACCGGTATTGCCTCTTATTTATTAAAAATTAGCTCCATACAAGCGCTCATAACAAACCCTTTTCGTGGGAGTCTATTTGAAAATTTTATTATTGCTGATTTATATAAGCAATTTTTTAACCGTGGGCACAGACCACCACTTTATTTTTGGCGAGATCGCAATGGTACTATAGAAATTGATTGTATTATAGACAGAGGAGAAAATAAGATACCTATTGAGATAAAATCAGGAGAAACCATTGTACCTACCTTCTTCAAAACAATAACAAAGTGGAACGAAATATCTGGCACTAAATCAGAAAATAACTATATTATCTATGCTGGGCAAACTGAACAAAAACGTTCAAAAGGTTATGTGATCAGTTGGCAAAAATCTGCAACCCACCTTATTAAAGATATATATTGAACTTTAAAATTATCTTACTCTCTTAACCATTAAATAATTAGCATTTTCATCAATACAAACTATTCCATAAAGTACTTTAGCACATAAAGAAGAAATATTGCTTACAGGATTGAATCCAAACTTTTTATAAAACACAATCAACTTCTGAATATTAACCTCATACGAAGATATATCTATCTCTTTATACAAACCATTATCAGTCAATTCAAATGGACCCGGTTGAATATATATACGTTTGCCACCATTTTTTTTCAAAAAAGAACATAGGTGCTTAACAAGTGCCCCTCCATAACCCCTGCACCGAAAATCTGGATACACATAGAGACTATGAATAACGCATATATAACGCGCACATTGAACAACATATGCAAAACCAACTTCTGTCTGATCACAATAACAGCTAACCTTCTGCTCACTATAAAGAAAACCATCAGAAATAGGTGTATGTATAAACTTAATAGCCTGAGCAAAAAAAGTTAGAAAAAAAACGAATAAAACCGAGATCGATTTTATTATACTCATACCCTTTG
This genomic window from Candidatus Dependentiae bacterium contains:
- a CDS encoding ATP-binding protein; protein product: MLLKRDLEITLKRYTKFPVIAILGPRQSGKTTLVKKFFKNHIFLSLEDINLREFARTDPRGFINQHDNKNGIIIDEFQYAPDILSYVQLEADEKNRPGYFILTGSQNFLMNQAITQSLAGRVGILTLLPFSNYELKEHNLLKKNPLEHIIQGSYPRLYKEEIPFYDLYPSYIRTYIERDVRQLTNIGDLAVFQKFLSLCAGRIGQLLNLSEIAMHCGISAPTANKWLTILEASYILFRLQPHFNNFNKRITKRSKLYFYDTGIASYLLKISSIQALITNPFRGSLFENFIIADLYKQFFNRGHRPPLYFWRDRNGTIEIDCIIDRGENKIPIEIKSGETIVPTFFKTITKWNEISGTKSENNYIIYAGQTEQKRSKGYVISWQKSATHLIKDIY
- a CDS encoding GNAT family N-acetyltransferase, which translates into the protein MSIIKSISVLFVFFLTFFAQAIKFIHTPISDGFLYSEQKVSCYCDQTEVGFAYVVQCARYICVIHSLYVYPDFRCRGYGGALVKHLCSFLKKNGGKRIYIQPGPFELTDNGLYKEIDISSYEVNIQKLIVFYKKFGFNPVSNISSLCAKVLYGIVCIDENANYLMVKRVR